A genomic stretch from Desulfobulbaceae bacterium includes:
- a CDS encoding DUF2604 domain-containing protein has product MAKAKKNTLGVSRPNEDWEVEDALRTLLRAKEIKADDGLMAKVRKLMAFKLQEMKKVGADLDVPV; this is encoded by the coding sequence ATGGCTAAGGCGAAAAAGAACACACTTGGAGTGTCAAGGCCCAATGAGGATTGGGAAGTCGAGGATGCCTTACGGACCTTGCTCAGGGCCAAGGAGATCAAGGCGGACGATGGCTTGATGGCCAAGGTACGTAAGCTGATGGCTTTTAAGCTTCAGGAAATGAAAAAGGTCGGGGCAGACCTCGATGTCCCGGTTTAA